The genomic stretch CCTCCGGGTCCATGGAAACTGTCGTCCAGTGTTCAATCCGCCGGGCATAGTAAGCGACACCGTCTGGCAGGCTCCAGGCGCCTTTGTCACCGTCGGCAAGGTCGCTCAGCCGTGTCATCTCGTTGATAAAAGCTGTATAGCTGGTCAGGAAAGGTCCAGTCAGTGCGGCCTTACCACGCTCAAGCAGTTGCTCTTTTTCTGCGTCGGACACATCAAGAGCGTTAATCTTGGCCCGAAAATCTGACATGATCGCGCTGTCGTCGTCGCTGTCATCAAACGGTGCACCGCTGATCACGGCCTGCGCTGACCCGATCACGCCGGGATAGACGAGTTTAGGGGCAATCACGCCGCGCGCTTCACGCACTTTCAGGTCTTTGATGACTTCGCCGATAACTTCCTCAATGCCATTCAGCCGCGAGATATAGTCTTCGGCATCGCCGACGGTATCTATACGGTGAATGTTCTGCATGAATGTCGGCAGATAGGTCACCACACTGGACATCTGCGTCACGGGATACTGGTTGTAGCGCCAGTCATAATTCTTGATGGCGTTTTCCTGATTATATTCGAATATGCGATAGCCGATGCGGGACTGCTCATCGAGCGCTTCAAAAACAAATTCAGTGCGCAAGCGGGTCAGGTCCGCTTTGGCCTGTTCGACTTGTCGGCGCTCCTCGGCTTCAGAAAAATCGTCCCATTTGCCGTAATCTTCGGTCTTGCGGCCGAGTTGCGCCTGGAACATCGGGCTGTTCTCCACGTCTCTTTCGAAGGTTTCTTCAAAAAAGATGGCGAGGCGGGCGTTTTCGTCTGTTTCGCCTTCGAGGGTAGCAGAAGATGTTTCTGCTCCAGCGCTCTCGACGTTGCTCTGTACAGGGGCGGTCTCGTCAGTCGCATTGCCGCAGCCGTACAGGGCGAGGGCGGCTGTGCCAAGCAGCAGGGATGAGACGATCAAACGTGATGAAAAGGGCATGTTTACTCCGGGTAGCGCGCCCGCAGAATGAGGGGTGAGCCGGTAAACTTAACCTTAATTTCCGTTAATCAGGCCGCTTTGTGCGACGCTGTTGCGAAAATAAAACAATCACTTAGCGGTGACTGCTCATAGGTTAAGTCGAGCCGCTTTCAGGAGTGAACTTTTCCTCCTATCATCTGGCAGAGCATTACTGTGGACGTGCCCTACAGTTTCAAAGGCAGGTTGCGGCGCAGAACAATCTCCTGCGTTGTAATCTCACAATCCCAGACCAGTGTTTCGACCCCCGCCGCGACGGCATCGCGCAGCCCGGCTGCATAGGCCGGGTCGAGGTCCTCTGCCGGTGCCAGCGCCAGGCAGTCACCTCGCTGGATGATAAACAACATCACGGCACGGTGTCCGTCTGCCACCATCCCGGTCAGTTCTCGCAGGTGCTTCAGGCCGCGCGCGGTCACGGAGTCCGTGAACTCAGCAAGGCCGTCGGCGCGTCGCAGTAGATGGACGTTCTTCACTTCCACATAGCAGTCCGGCTTGCCTTCTTTATGCAGGAGAATATCGATGCGGGACTTTTCGCCATATTTTACTTCCCGGCGGTGGGTGTCATAACCCGCAAGTTCCGGGATCACGCCTTGGTCGATTGCCTCAAAGGCAATCCGGTTGGGATTGTTGGTGTTGATCGCGACCATTACGGGACGGCCAAACTCGGTAATTTCAACCAGTTCCCAGCTATAGGGGAGTTTGCGGGTTTTGGAGGCGCTGTTGCTGACCCAGACCCGCGCGCCTTCCGGAGCAATGCCCGTCATGGAACCGGGATTAGCACAATGCGCTGTGATTTCCTCGCCGGTATCGAGAACAATATCTGCCAGAAAGCGCTTGTAGCGTTTCACCAGATGGCCGGGAAAAAGAGGGGCAGGTAACTTCATGGGCCTGTTTCTATCCGCCGTTGCAGGTCTTGCAACAAAAAACCCCCGGCCTTGGGGCGGGCCGGGGGAAGGGCAGGTCATCTTCGTAACAGGCAGACTATTCAGATGGCTGACGCGGCCCAGAATTTAGAGAAGGCCTGGCAATAGATAATCAGCGACGTGAAGTCTGCCGGGTCCAGATTGTCTGGCAGGCGATAGCTTTGAGCCCCGCTAGAGCTGGTGAGCTCTGCAACGAAAGTCGTATTTTCCAGCCCGTTACGGTTATTGCGTGTTGCAGCATCTTCCGTTGACAGAAAGATTTTCAGATCAGGCGCGCTGCGTGTCGCGAAATTTTCGCCCAGCTCAATATAGAAGGCACCGTCACGTGCGACAATCGCCCAGTCGCCGGATGTGCGCTGTCCAACTTTGTCCCAGCTGGAGCCGGAGGCGAGAATGTCTTCTGCTGATGCAGAGGCCGTAATACTGAATAAGGCAAGAGCCAGAAAGGCGGTGAGTATAAAGGTGGTCAGTCGCATGGGTCGTTCTCCTGTGTTCGGTGAGGCTGGCTTAGCCGACAGTCTGATCACGCGCCATACACCAGCGTGTGAGCCGGTCCGTGAGCATGTTCACGAATGCGTCACTCGGGCGAAGGCCGATTGCAGTTGCAACAGCTATCGGAAAGCGGCTACGTCAAAGCCCATGTCATCAGATCAGAAATCGGCAGCTGTCATTGCTATTGGGGATGAATTGCTTTCTGGCCGGACGCGCGATGCCAACCTGCATTATCTGGCGGGGTGGCTGACAGCCAGAGGCATCAACCTTCGTGAAGCCCGGGTTATTCCGGATGAGCATGAAACCATTATGCGTACCGTGAATGAGTTACGGGCCCGGACGGACTATCTATTTACATCCGGCGGCATCGGACCAACCCATGATGACATTACAGCAGATGCGATCGCAGCAGCATTTGACCTTCCGATAGAAGAAAACACTGAAGCGATCACCGTCATGCAGGAATATTACACTGGACGCGGGGAGGCATTAAACCCCGGTCGCCACCGCATGGCGCGTATGCCCAAAGGGGCGACGCTGGTGCATAATGAAGTCAACGGCCCGCCGGGCTTTCAGATTGGTAATGTCTTTGTTCTGGCTGGTGTGCCAGCGATATTCAGAAGTATGCTGACGGACATAGATGCGCGTCTTTCGCACGGGCCGGTGAGCAAGGCATATACCGTTAAGGGGCCTGCCATTGAAAGTGCCCTGTCCGAAGGTCTTGGTATTCTGCAGTCGCGTAATCCTGATGTCTCAATCGGCAGCTATCCTGGCAAGTCGGGTCGGCGCGGCACATTGTCGGTCGTCTCGCGCGGGCTGGATGAGTTGAAGGTGCGCGGTGTTGCTCTGGAAATTGTCGCTCTCATGAATGAGAAAGGCTATCAGGCGACACTGGAAGAAGGCGATGGCGGTACGGAATAATCTATGCTGAGTGTTTTTGACATATTCAAAATAGGTGTCGGGCCGTCCAGTTCCCACACGGTTGGGCCTATGATTATTGCCCGGCGGTTCATGGAAAATGTCAGGGCCGCAGGAGTTCTCGCTGAGGTCACAAGGATTACTGCTGAATTAAAGGGCTCGCTCGCGCTGACTGGCATCGGTCACGGCACGGACCGCGCGCTCTATCTTGGCCTGATGGGCGAAGAGCCCCGCACGATTGAAACAGGGACAATCGAAAAGCGCCTCTCGGCCATGAAGGCGGACTGCCGGATCAGTCTTCTGGGTGCACATGAAATTGCCTTTGATCCGGCCAAAGATGTCGACTTCCGGGGGGATATTGTTCCTGAAGCGCATCCCAATGGTATGCGCCTTTCGGCGCTTGATGAAGCCGGCAAGATCTTGCTGTCAGAGACATGGTATTCCATAGGCGGCGGCTTTGTGCGTCGTGAAGACGAAATGGGCAGGGAAGACAGCGAGGAAGCTCTTGACTTCCGGTATCCTTTTTCTTCCGCAGACGAACTGGTCGAAAAATGCAATGTCGAAGGATTGATGGTGCATCAGTTGATTGCACGCAACGAAGACAGTTTTCGACCGCGCGAAGAAACCTTCCGGCAACTTGATGAAATATGGATGGTCATGTCCCGTTGCATTGATCGTGGGCTGATTACACAAGGCACATTGCCGGGTGGACTGGATGTGAAGCGCCGGGCACCAGCCATGTATGAGAAACTGCGGCGGCACGGGCCGCTGAACGAGCGTGAGGCGCTTTTTGACTGGCTCAATGTCTATGCCATGGCGGTTAATGAAGAAAATGCAGCAGGCGGGCAGGTGGTTACTGCACCCACAAATGGGGCTGCCGGGATTATTCCGTCGGTTATCAAGTTTTATTGTGCCAATGATGGCCTGGCCGAAATGGAAAAAATCCGGATCTTTCTGACGACAGCCGCGGGCATTGGTATGTTGTACAAACAGAAAGCCTCTATTTCCGGCGCTGAAATGGGCTGCCAGGGAGAAGTCGGCGTTGCCTGTTCAATGGCTGCTGGCGGGCTTGCCGCTGTCTGGGGCGGTACGCCGGACCAGGTGGAACATGCCGCCGAAATCGGGATGGAGCACAACCTTGGTTTAACCTGTGACCCTGTTGGCGGACTTGTACAAATTCCGTGTATTGAAAGAAATGCTATTGGGGCCGTAAAGGCCGTCAATGCGGCAAGACTGGCAACGCAATCAGACGGCCAGCACAAGGTATCTCTTGATCAGGTCATCGAGACCATGCGCCAGACAGGTCTCGACATGAATTCCAAATACAAGGAGACCAGCGAAGGTGGTCTTGCTGTAAATGTAGTGGAGTGCTGACAACTATTCCGGTGGCAGATTGGCATACTGCATCGCAAAGAAGTCAATCAGTGCACGGGTACGTGCCGTCAGGTGTCGTGTCGGTGGCCAGACAGCCTGCAGGGTGACAGTGCCCCAGTCGCAGCTCTCAAACAGCCGCACCAGCTTGCCGCCATCCACAGCATTTTGCAGGATAAAACAGGGTGAGCGGATAATGCCATGACCGTGCTCTGCGAGAGAGGCGAGCAGATCACCATTATTAGAAAGACAAACCGGCTCTACCGGAATCCGGTCTTCTTTTTTCTTCTCTGTACGTACATTGATGGTTTCGGCTTTTCCCGTGCCGCCGGTGTAAATCAAGGCTGGCAGGCCGTGCAGGTCTTCCAGCGTCTTAAACGGGCCGTGCTTCTCGATAAAATCCGGGCTTGCGGCGAGCCATGCCGGTAGTTCGGCAATTTTCCTGGCCATCAGACTTGAGTCTTCGAGATTGCCAATACGCAAGGCAAGGTTGAAGCCTTCTGCGGCGAGATCAATCATACGGTCAGACATATCAACCTCAACGGAAATTTCCGGATTGGCTTTCATGAAAGTGGATAGAGCATCTGGCAGATGTCGCAGACCAAAGGAAAGAGGAGCGGCGAGATAAATCTTGCCCGCCAGGGTAGAGCGCAGTTGCGCGATGTCGCTGTTGGCTTCATCAACATCACTCAGGATACGCTCAGCATGTGCAAGATAAGTGCGGCCTGCATCGGTTAAACTGACATGCCGCGTTGTCCGGCTGACAAGCTGTGTGCCAAGTCTGGCCTCTAGGTCCTTGAGGCGCCGTGACACAGCTGACGGCGCGAGATTGAGCCGCTCCGCTGCGCCGGTGATGCCTTCAGCGCGGGCGATTTCCACAAAGACAGACATTTCTTCAAGTTGGCCCATGATTATTCTCGTTTTCGCAATAATGCTTTCCGACTTATCCGGGTTCTGCCTGCCGCAAAAGCCCCTAGCTTCATGGTGTGGCCGATCATGGCCGATGAAATCTGGAGAGAATACTATGTCAGAAAATCAGAAAATCCTGCGGGTGGACAGTTCAATGCGCTATGAGGGGTCAGTGTCACGCCAGCTGGGCGATAGGCTCATCGCCCGTTTGGGCGGTGCGGTTACTGTTCGTGACCTGGCGGCAGAGCAAATCCCTTTTGTAGATGAAGACTGGATAGGGGCCAATTTCACCCCTGAAGAAGACCGGTCCGATGCCCAGCGCGCCAAGCTTGCTTTTTCGGACCGTCTCGTCGCGGAGTTGAAAGAGGCCGACGTGCTGGTCCTGAGCGTGCCCATGTATAATTTCTCCGCGCCTGCTGCCTTCAAGGCATGGGTTGATATGATTGCGCGGGCCCGGGTTACGTTCAAATATACCGACAATGGTCCTGTTGGCCTGCTTGAGGGCAAGAAAGCCTATGTCATCAGCACATCTGGCGGGACGCCGCTCAACAGTGATGCAGATCACCTCACTGGCTATCTGCGCAAGATCCTGAGCTTTATCGGCATTACCGATATTGAATTTGTTGAGGCCGGGCTGTTGATGGTGGATGCGCAGACATCGGTAGAGGCGGCGGCATCCGTCATAGACAAAGTCGCCTGACGAATATACGGAAGAAAATCCGTATCAGGCGTAATCTATCGGAGCAGGCTGGCTTGTGATCAGCCTGCCGCCAACGCGTATCGGTTCGATATGCGTCGCAAGCCCTGTTGTATCATCGGTAATCACAAACACGCCGCAGGCCGTGCCCGGCCCGGCAGCTGGCTGCAATCTGTTTCCCGGCATTTTGGAGACAAAGCGTGAAATCGGACCTGATTTTTCCATGCCGATAACGCTGTCATAATCTCCGCACATGCCAAGGTCGCTCTGAAAGGCGGTGCCACCGGGCAGGATTTGCGCATCCGCTGTGGGCACATGGGTATGCGTGCCCACCACAAGACTGGCACGACCATCGAGATAATGTGCGAGGGCATATTTTTCAGAACTTGCCTCGGCATGCATATCGACAATAATGGCGTGCACGTCACGGCCAAGGCTGACTCCGCCCAGTTCCCGTTCCAGGGCAGGCACGGGATCATCCATCGGGGCCATAAATAGCTGACCGTGCAGATGCACCACCAATACGTGCCTGTCACCACCAACTGAAATCATGCTGGCCCCGCGGCCCGGATTGTCACTTGGAAAATTGGCGGGCCGGAGCAGGCGTTGCTCCTCGTCGAAAAGGGAAATCTCATCCCGCTGATCAAAAGCATGGTTGCCAGTGGTGATGACATCGGCGCCGGCCTCGAAAAGGGCGTCGCAAATATTCTCTGTAATACCAAAACCGCCAGCGGCATTTTCAGCATTTACCGCAACGAAATCGAGTTTCAGGCGTCGGCGCAATCGGGGCAAGTGCTCCAGCAAGACAGTCCTGCCGGACCGACCCATCACATCTCCAAAAAACGCAAGGCGCATGGTTCTCACTTCGTTGCTTTTGCAGGGCGGGATAACCACATATGCCCGGCAAATGAAAGGGCAAAAGAGAGCTTCATGGCTCCCGCTATACAAGAGCATTGACAACAATTAGATAATTAGCTAATTATCAATTTATGAGTACCGTTTTCAAAGCACTGTCAGATCCAACCCGGCGCCGCGTGCTGGAGTTGTTGCGCCAGCGTCCTATGAGCGCAGGCGAACTGGCGGCGGAGTTTGACGTTTCCAAGCCAACCATGTCAGCCCACTTCGCCGTTCTGCGCGAAGCAAATCTTGTCGCCTCGCATAAGGATGGCAAGCAGGTTGTCTATCAGATCCGCATGTCTGTTCTGGAAGATGCGTTGCTGGGGTTCGCGCAAATGTTTGGCTGGGAATTGCAGCAGGCACCTGAGCCCAACACTGATTCAGATACAGATCACCCACAGGAGGTCACAAGAAAATGACGAGCAATCTTTCATACTATCCCGTCAAAACGGCGGCTTTTGGCGTTGCAGCGCTGGCGATCACCAACTGGTATCTTGCGCCAGACAAGTCCTTCATGTGGGCAGGGGTGCTGACCATATTGCTGGCTGTCATGATCGGCACTGGTTTGTTGATCCGGTTCTCACAAACGCAAAAGGAAGAAACTGCACTGAATCTGCAAAGAGCCGTATTTGGAGCATGCCTGATGGTAGGCGGATCATTGGGCGTTGTACTGGTTGAGGAAGTTGGCCTCGTTGGGCCGGGCTTCGAAAAAAGAGCGGTTGGCGTCTTTCTTGGGCTGATGCTGGTCATGACTGGTAATTTCCTGCCCAAGACCGTTCGCCCTCTGACGGCTGAAAACTGTGATCCGGCAAGAGCAATGGCGACAGAGCGTTTTGCCGGTTGGGTATTTGTCCTTGCTGGCCTGGTTTATGCTGGCATCTGGCTGTTTGCGCCAATAGAGCAGGCGCCGCTTGGCTCCTCACTAATTGGCCTGGCCGCATTTTTTGTCGTACTGGCGGCCTGGTTACGGCTGAGGGAAAAGTCAGTATAAAACTAAAATAGTCAAAGGAGATTATCATGGATGAAAAATCACTTAGTCCGCGTATTGCGATGTATCTGATACTGCATGCATTATTCTGGGTATTTGCAATGATCCTGGTGGACAGCATCTGGGGAGATGCTGTGGCGCAATGGATGGCTGTTGTCTTCAGTATTGCAAACGGACTTGTCGCGACATTTGTTATTTTGCGGATTCTGAAGAAAACAGAAGGCTCAGCCGACACTCCAGAAATTTCCTGAACTGAGTAGCGCCACAGTGCCGCTGGCAAGGCAGGTGAATTTACGCTAAAGCTTCCGGAAGAATATAACAGGGGAAGTTTATGCGCCGCTTACTTGCTTTTTCATCTGCGCTCGCCTTGATGGCCTGTGCTGCCGAAACAGATACTGTTGAAACATCGACAGCGCCAGCATCAGAGGCATCTGTCGCAACAGATCAGTCACAAGGGGCGAATGCTCTTTTCGAGCAGGTCATGAGTGACCATTGGGCCAGTAATCTTGAGCAAAGCCCCACGTTCGCAACCAGCCTTGGGGTGCGGGAGTATGATGATCGCCTGAGTGATCCGTCTCTGGCCGCTTATGACGCCGGGATAGAGACGGCAAAAGGGTTTCTGGCGCGGCTGGAAGCCATTGCAACGAACGGTCTCAATGAAGCCAATGCGCTGAACTACACGCTACTCAAACTGCAGCTGGAAAACGCTATCGAGGCAGCTGATTTTGGCGGCAAATACATGATCATTACCAACCGTGGCGGGCCGCATATGAACCTGACCCGGCTGCCATCCCAGCTGCCGTTTTTCAGCAAGGCGGATTATCAGAGCTATGTCTCCCGTCTGGCAAAAATACCGGAATATCTGGAGCGCGCGACGGGCCGTGTCAGAGCCGGACTCGAAGCCGGTTGGGTGCAGCCATGTGAGCCGATGACCGGTTATGAGCAGTCAATCAGTACGCATATCGTTGATAATGTCAGCGAAAGCGTATTCCTTCAGCCTTTTGATAACAAACCGGCACAGGTTTCCGATCAGGATTTTGATGCCCTGCGCGAGCAGGCAGCCGGCATTGTCGCGGCGCAGGTCATTCCAGCTTTCAGATCACTCGAGACTTTTTACCTCGACGAATACCAACCAGCGTGCCGGGCCGAAGTAGGCACGAATACAATGCCGGGTGGTGATGCCTATTATGCGCATCGTGCACGTCTGTTCACCACCACTGACATGACGCCGGATGAAATTCACGAGATCGGCTTGCAGGAAGTGGCGCGCATACGCGCCGAGATGGAAGAGGTCATCGAAGAGGCCGGTTTTGACGGCAATTTCGCGGAGTGGCTCGAATTTCTGGCCACGACCCCGGACTTCTACCCGAAAACAGGCGAGGAGCGGATGCAGCTGGCGGCGACCATTTCCAAACGGATGGATGGTGAATTGCCCAAGCTCTTCGGGCATCTGCCGCGTATGCCCTATGGCCTGAAAGAAATACCGCTGGATATCGCAGAGAAGACAACAACCGCCTATTACAGCCAGCCAGCCGGTGACGGCACCCGGGCGGGGTTCTACTTTGTCAATACGACGCTGCTGGAGACACGCCCAAACTACCAGCTTGAGGCGCTGTCTTTGCATGAAGCCGTGCCGGGGCACCATCTGCAGATTGCC from Parvularcula sp. IMCC14364 encodes the following:
- a CDS encoding molybdopterin-binding protein, whose product is MGRSPVFGEAGLADSLITRHTPACEPVREHVHECVTRAKADCSCNSYRKAATSKPMSSDQKSAAVIAIGDELLSGRTRDANLHYLAGWLTARGINLREARVIPDEHETIMRTVNELRARTDYLFTSGGIGPTHDDITADAIAAAFDLPIEENTEAITVMQEYYTGRGEALNPGRHRMARMPKGATLVHNEVNGPPGFQIGNVFVLAGVPAIFRSMLTDIDARLSHGPVSKAYTVKGPAIESALSEGLGILQSRNPDVSIGSYPGKSGRRGTLSVVSRGLDELKVRGVALEIVALMNEKGYQATLEEGDGGTE
- a CDS encoding DM13 domain-containing protein, which gives rise to MRLTTFILTAFLALALFSITASASAEDILASGSSWDKVGQRTSGDWAIVARDGAFYIELGENFATRSAPDLKIFLSTEDAATRNNRNGLENTTFVAELTSSSGAQSYRLPDNLDPADFTSLIIYCQAFSKFWAASAI
- a CDS encoding L-serine ammonia-lyase, whose amino-acid sequence is MLSVFDIFKIGVGPSSSHTVGPMIIARRFMENVRAAGVLAEVTRITAELKGSLALTGIGHGTDRALYLGLMGEEPRTIETGTIEKRLSAMKADCRISLLGAHEIAFDPAKDVDFRGDIVPEAHPNGMRLSALDEAGKILLSETWYSIGGGFVRREDEMGREDSEEALDFRYPFSSADELVEKCNVEGLMVHQLIARNEDSFRPREETFRQLDEIWMVMSRCIDRGLITQGTLPGGLDVKRRAPAMYEKLRRHGPLNEREALFDWLNVYAMAVNEENAAGGQVVTAPTNGAAGIIPSVIKFYCANDGLAEMEKIRIFLTTAAGIGMLYKQKASISGAEMGCQGEVGVACSMAAGGLAAVWGGTPDQVEHAAEIGMEHNLGLTCDPVGGLVQIPCIERNAIGAVKAVNAARLATQSDGQHKVSLDQVIETMRQTGLDMNSKYKETSEGGLAVNVVEC
- a CDS encoding DUF885 family protein; translated protein: MRRLLAFSSALALMACAAETDTVETSTAPASEASVATDQSQGANALFEQVMSDHWASNLEQSPTFATSLGVREYDDRLSDPSLAAYDAGIETAKGFLARLEAIATNGLNEANALNYTLLKLQLENAIEAADFGGKYMIITNRGGPHMNLTRLPSQLPFFSKADYQSYVSRLAKIPEYLERATGRVRAGLEAGWVQPCEPMTGYEQSISTHIVDNVSESVFLQPFDNKPAQVSDQDFDALREQAAGIVAAQVIPAFRSLETFYLDEYQPACRAEVGTNTMPGGDAYYAHRARLFTTTDMTPDEIHEIGLQEVARIRAEMEEVIEEAGFDGNFAEWLEFLATTPDFYPKTGEERMQLAATISKRMDGELPKLFGHLPRMPYGLKEIPLDIAEKTTTAYYSQPAGDGTRAGFYFVNTTLLETRPNYQLEALSLHEAVPGHHLQIAIAQELEMPPFRRFSGFTAFVEGWGLYSERLGLEVGFYDTPYTNFGRLSYEMWRACRLVVDTGLHSKGWTRQQAIDYMAENSGLSMNNVTTEVDRYITWPGQALAYKIGELKIRELRAYAEAELGNDFDIRAFHDTVLGSGAIPLSVLEQVVQDWVADQKAG
- a CDS encoding autorepressor SdpR family transcription factor, whose translation is MSTVFKALSDPTRRRVLELLRQRPMSAGELAAEFDVSKPTMSAHFAVLREANLVASHKDGKQVVYQIRMSVLEDALLGFAQMFGWELQQAPEPNTDSDTDHPQEVTRK
- a CDS encoding LysR family transcriptional regulator translates to MGQLEEMSVFVEIARAEGITGAAERLNLAPSAVSRRLKDLEARLGTQLVSRTTRHVSLTDAGRTYLAHAERILSDVDEANSDIAQLRSTLAGKIYLAAPLSFGLRHLPDALSTFMKANPEISVEVDMSDRMIDLAAEGFNLALRIGNLEDSSLMARKIAELPAWLAASPDFIEKHGPFKTLEDLHGLPALIYTGGTGKAETINVRTEKKKEDRIPVEPVCLSNNGDLLASLAEHGHGIIRSPCFILQNAVDGGKLVRLFESCDWGTVTLQAVWPPTRHLTARTRALIDFFAMQYANLPPE
- a CDS encoding FMN-dependent NADH-azoreductase encodes the protein MSENQKILRVDSSMRYEGSVSRQLGDRLIARLGGAVTVRDLAAEQIPFVDEDWIGANFTPEEDRSDAQRAKLAFSDRLVAELKEADVLVLSVPMYNFSAPAAFKAWVDMIARARVTFKYTDNGPVGLLEGKKAYVISTSGGTPLNSDADHLTGYLRKILSFIGITDIEFVEAGLLMVDAQTSVEAAASVIDKVA
- a CDS encoding DUF885 family protein encodes the protein MPFSSRLIVSSLLLGTAALALYGCGNATDETAPVQSNVESAGAETSSATLEGETDENARLAIFFEETFERDVENSPMFQAQLGRKTEDYGKWDDFSEAEERRQVEQAKADLTRLRTEFVFEALDEQSRIGYRIFEYNQENAIKNYDWRYNQYPVTQMSSVVTYLPTFMQNIHRIDTVGDAEDYISRLNGIEEVIGEVIKDLKVREARGVIAPKLVYPGVIGSAQAVISGAPFDDSDDDSAIMSDFRAKINALDVSDAEKEQLLERGKAALTGPFLTSYTAFINEMTRLSDLADGDKGAWSLPDGVAYYARRIEHWTTVSMDPEEIHQLGLEEVARIRAEMESIKNEVGFDGSLAEFFEFVRTDPNNYYPDTQEGRDQYLADATELIEEVYEKTDEYFNILPKAPLEVRPVEKWRENAAGTAFYNRPAPDGSRPGIYYINMKDMNDVQKHIMNSLAYHEGAPGHHFQLAIMQELQGIPEFRKYGGYSAYTEGWALYTERLAWEMGLYEGRPMRDFGRLAEEMKRAVRLVVDTGMHAKEWTLQEAIDYMTENTPMAPGDIERQNKRYMVWPGQALSYKIGMIKLLELREKARTELGEEFDIRDYHDVVLKNGAMPLAVLEDVVNAYIDERKAQ
- a CDS encoding TIGR00282 family metallophosphoesterase translates to MRLAFFGDVMGRSGRTVLLEHLPRLRRRLKLDFVAVNAENAAGGFGITENICDALFEAGADVITTGNHAFDQRDEISLFDEEQRLLRPANFPSDNPGRGASMISVGGDRHVLVVHLHGQLFMAPMDDPVPALERELGGVSLGRDVHAIIVDMHAEASSEKYALAHYLDGRASLVVGTHTHVPTADAQILPGGTAFQSDLGMCGDYDSVIGMEKSGPISRFVSKMPGNRLQPAAGPGTACGVFVITDDTTGLATHIEPIRVGGRLITSQPAPIDYA
- the sfsA gene encoding DNA/RNA nuclease SfsA, with translation MKLPAPLFPGHLVKRYKRFLADIVLDTGEEITAHCANPGSMTGIAPEGARVWVSNSASKTRKLPYSWELVEITEFGRPVMVAINTNNPNRIAFEAIDQGVIPELAGYDTHRREVKYGEKSRIDILLHKEGKPDCYVEVKNVHLLRRADGLAEFTDSVTARGLKHLRELTGMVADGHRAVMLFIIQRGDCLALAPAEDLDPAYAAGLRDAVAAGVETLVWDCEITTQEIVLRRNLPLKL